Proteins found in one Microcoleus sp. FACHB-68 genomic segment:
- the secF gene encoding protein translocase subunit SecF gives MKLNVIKRRSLWWTISAAIILSGLIAMVISWTRPDIRAPLRPSLDFVGGTRLQFELDCSKPNNCVSQADPAQPRRLDSGTVREVLTQQGLGGSTIQILDKDPKVKDQQVISIRTKELKEQERSQLRTTLESKIGAFDPQAVRIDTVGPTLGRQIFSSGLLALLISFAGITVYLTFRFQFDYAFFAFVALFHDVLVTVGIFSILGLVLGVEVDSLFIVALLTIIGFSVNDTVVIYDRVREVISLHPDQHINQIVDDAVNQTLTRSINTTLTTLLTLFSIFLFGGETLKYFALALIVGFIAGAYSSIFIASSLLAWWRERTGRAIAGPAPGTEEPEISASPER, from the coding sequence ATGAAACTCAACGTTATCAAACGCCGATCGCTTTGGTGGACAATTTCTGCCGCCATCATTCTTAGCGGTCTGATCGCAATGGTCATCTCTTGGACTCGGCCAGACATCCGCGCCCCCCTTCGTCCTAGTCTGGATTTCGTCGGCGGGACGCGGTTGCAGTTTGAACTCGACTGTAGCAAACCCAATAATTGTGTTAGCCAAGCCGATCCTGCCCAGCCCCGCCGGCTCGATTCGGGCACCGTCCGGGAAGTCTTGACACAGCAGGGTTTGGGCGGCAGTACGATCCAAATTTTGGATAAAGATCCAAAAGTAAAAGATCAGCAGGTAATCTCCATTCGGACAAAGGAATTGAAAGAGCAGGAGCGCAGTCAACTGCGAACCACTCTAGAGTCGAAAATCGGTGCCTTTGACCCTCAAGCCGTTAGGATCGACACCGTTGGCCCGACTTTGGGACGTCAGATTTTTTCTTCCGGCTTACTGGCGCTGCTGATTTCCTTCGCCGGCATCACGGTTTACCTCACTTTCCGATTCCAGTTTGACTACGCCTTTTTTGCCTTCGTGGCTTTGTTTCACGATGTTTTGGTCACTGTGGGCATTTTCTCAATTCTCGGCCTAGTGCTGGGTGTGGAAGTCGATAGCCTGTTCATCGTGGCGCTGCTGACGATTATCGGTTTCTCGGTCAATGATACTGTGGTGATTTACGACCGGGTGCGAGAGGTGATCAGTCTTCATCCCGATCAGCATATCAACCAAATTGTGGACGATGCCGTCAATCAAACACTCACACGGTCAATTAATACAACATTAACGACCCTGCTGACCCTGTTTTCCATCTTTCTGTTTGGTGGCGAAACGCTGAAATACTTTGCGCTTGCGTTAATTGTTGGCTTTATTGCCGGTGCTTATTCAAGTATCTTCATTGCAAGTTCCTTGCTTGCATGGTGGAGAGAACGCACGGGTAGAGCAATAGCAGGGCCGGCACCAGGGACAGAAGAACCTGAAATCTCTGCCAGCCCAGAGCGATAA
- a CDS encoding alpha-ketoacid dehydrogenase subunit beta yields MAETLFFNALREAIDEEMARDPSVFVLGEDVGHYGGSYKVTKDLYKKYGDLRVLDTPIAENSFTGMAVGAAMSGLRPIIEGMNMGFLLLAFNQISNNAGMLRYTSGGNFKIPMVIRGPGGVGRQLGAEHSQRLEAYFQAVPGLKIVTCSTPYNAKGLLKSAIRNDNPVLFFEHVLLYNLKEDLPTEEYLLPLDKAEVVRQGKDVTILTYSRMRHHVMQAVKSLEKEGLDPEVIDLISLKPLDFDTIGASIRKTHRVIIVEECMKTGGIGAELIASISDRLFDELDAPVLRLSSQDIPTPYNGALERLTIVQPEQIVEAVQKMVGLRV; encoded by the coding sequence ATGGCAGAGACGCTTTTCTTTAACGCCCTCCGGGAAGCCATTGACGAAGAAATGGCGCGTGACCCCTCGGTGTTTGTCCTCGGTGAAGACGTGGGTCACTATGGTGGCTCCTATAAAGTCACAAAAGACCTATACAAAAAATATGGCGATCTGCGGGTTTTAGATACGCCCATTGCGGAAAATAGCTTCACCGGCATGGCCGTGGGAGCCGCAATGAGTGGCCTGCGGCCTATTATTGAAGGCATGAACATGGGCTTTTTGCTGCTCGCCTTCAACCAAATTTCTAACAATGCCGGGATGTTGCGCTACACCTCCGGCGGCAACTTCAAAATCCCAATGGTGATTCGGGGTCCAGGAGGCGTTGGCCGGCAATTAGGCGCAGAACACTCCCAGCGACTCGAAGCTTATTTCCAAGCTGTTCCTGGACTCAAGATCGTCACCTGCTCGACTCCTTATAATGCCAAGGGTCTGCTGAAATCAGCCATTCGCAACGACAATCCAGTTTTATTCTTTGAACACGTCCTCCTCTACAACCTCAAAGAAGACTTGCCGACAGAGGAATATTTGCTGCCTCTCGACAAGGCAGAAGTCGTGCGTCAAGGCAAAGATGTCACCATCCTCACCTATTCCCGGATGCGTCACCATGTCATGCAAGCGGTGAAAAGTTTGGAAAAAGAAGGTTTAGATCCGGAAGTGATCGACCTAATTTCCCTCAAACCCCTTGACTTTGACACCATTGGTGCTTCCATCCGCAAAACCCATCGAGTGATTATTGTTGAAGAGTGCATGAAAACCGGCGGCATTGGCGCTGAATTAATTGCCTCAATCAGCGATCGCTTGTTTGATGAATTGGATGCGCCGGTGTTGCGGTTATCTTCTCAAGATATTCCCACACCTTATAATGGCGCTCTGGAACGCCTGACAATCGTTCAACCAGAGCAAATCGTAGAAGCCGTACAAAAAATGGTGGGCTTGCGAGTCTAG
- a CDS encoding 2OG-Fe dioxygenase family protein, producing MITVLGSPNLDYAISFALESINSIKLEAFKRFFVDMPVDPYIKGKYRSRRLSRFKISGNELIKLPHGYLYQSKAYNPLLGDIKRGFAELDDQLIALDELKKLVFEFSAYCKLPPDVDIAVHQIRTSCSPSNFGNPAPEGIHRDGCNFVGIFAVDRHNIIGGETHLYKAKKEKPLFNKVLNPGELLLVNDNEFFHFTTPIKPITDGEGTRDVFVLTAPSLFTEE from the coding sequence ATGATAACTGTATTGGGATCGCCGAATTTGGATTATGCTATCAGTTTTGCACTGGAAAGTATAAATTCTATCAAGCTAGAGGCTTTTAAGCGATTTTTCGTGGATATGCCGGTTGATCCTTATATCAAAGGCAAATATCGCTCTCGCAGATTATCTCGGTTCAAAATATCGGGAAACGAGTTAATTAAACTGCCTCATGGATACCTCTACCAAAGCAAAGCTTACAACCCATTATTAGGAGATATCAAGAGAGGGTTTGCTGAACTTGATGATCAACTGATTGCACTAGATGAGTTGAAAAAGCTGGTTTTTGAGTTTAGTGCTTACTGTAAACTTCCGCCTGACGTTGATATCGCTGTTCATCAAATTAGAACCAGCTGTTCACCGAGTAATTTTGGCAACCCTGCGCCGGAAGGGATTCATCGAGATGGGTGTAATTTTGTTGGCATTTTCGCGGTTGACCGGCACAATATTATAGGTGGAGAAACCCATCTTTATAAAGCCAAGAAGGAAAAGCCGCTTTTTAATAAAGTTTTGAATCCCGGCGAACTTCTTTTGGTGAATGACAACGAGTTCTTTCACTTCACCACCCCTATCAAACCGATCACGGATGGTGAGGGGACAAGGGATGTGTTTGTTCTGACTGCGCCCAGCTTATTTACAGAGGAATAG
- a CDS encoding peptide ligase PGM1-related protein, whose protein sequence is MQSQNLSSIDQADKFRQLQTDLRTRWQTVDLFDTGDYDILVVPSLSLDQREMLKIEGVHHYEERLLFSLIRLRNPFTRLIYVTSQPLHPSVIDYYLQLLPGIPFSHARDRLLLFSTYDTSPKPLSEKILERPRLIQRIRQALDSKKSYMICYNSTPLEEALSVQLNIPLLAAAPDLLYWGTKSGSRQIFAECNVPLPAGSQLVHTADDLAEAAAELWAKEPHLKRMVIKLNEGFSGEGNALLDLKPLQDVSPANRVQAIREQFSSLRFQAVNETWENFSSRIPELGAIAEAFIEGEEKRSPSVQGRIMPNGEVEILSTHDQILGGPDGQIFLGCRFPADEVYRLRLQELGVRVGQNLAEKGALERFGVDFIAVRQDNGQWDLQAIEINLRKGGTTHPFMTLKLLTNGRYERSTGLFYSQQGRPKFYTATDNLQKDRYQGLLPNDLMDIIAHNQLHFDSSTETGTVFHLMGCLSQFGKLGLTSIGNSPQQAEEIYNKVVKALDEETGSADDAGWLSPPTHPIKWNGRG, encoded by the coding sequence ATGCAATCTCAAAATTTATCATCCATTGATCAGGCGGACAAGTTCCGGCAGCTTCAGACTGATTTACGCACTCGCTGGCAAACTGTGGATTTGTTTGACACCGGCGACTACGATATTTTAGTCGTCCCCTCTCTCAGCCTCGATCAACGAGAAATGTTGAAGATTGAGGGGGTGCATCACTATGAAGAACGGCTGCTATTTTCTCTCATCCGCCTCCGCAACCCTTTTACTCGGCTGATTTACGTTACATCCCAGCCGTTGCATCCCAGTGTCATCGATTACTATTTGCAGCTGTTACCGGGAATTCCGTTTTCTCACGCCCGCGATCGCTTGCTGTTATTCTCCACCTACGATACTTCTCCCAAGCCACTGAGTGAGAAGATTTTAGAGCGTCCTCGGTTAATACAGCGCATTCGGCAGGCATTGGACTCAAAGAAATCTTACATGATCTGCTATAACTCGACGCCCCTAGAGGAGGCGTTGTCTGTGCAGTTAAACATCCCTTTACTGGCGGCTGCGCCGGATTTGCTGTATTGGGGGACGAAAAGCGGCAGCCGGCAAATCTTTGCCGAATGTAATGTTCCCCTTCCCGCCGGCAGCCAATTGGTTCACACGGCTGACGATCTCGCAGAAGCAGCCGCTGAATTGTGGGCGAAAGAACCGCATTTGAAGCGGATGGTGATTAAGCTAAACGAAGGTTTTTCGGGAGAAGGCAACGCCTTGCTAGATTTGAAGCCGTTGCAGGATGTCTCGCCGGCAAACCGAGTACAAGCGATTCGCGAACAGTTTTCCTCACTCCGCTTCCAAGCCGTTAATGAAACGTGGGAAAACTTTAGCAGTCGCATTCCCGAATTAGGGGCAATCGCAGAGGCGTTTATTGAAGGGGAAGAGAAGCGATCTCCCAGTGTGCAGGGACGCATTATGCCCAATGGCGAGGTCGAAATTCTTTCCACCCACGACCAAATTTTAGGCGGTCCCGATGGCCAGATTTTCTTGGGATGCCGGTTTCCTGCCGATGAGGTTTACCGGCTGCGCTTACAAGAATTAGGCGTGCGAGTGGGTCAAAATTTAGCTGAAAAAGGCGCTTTAGAGCGTTTTGGGGTTGATTTTATTGCAGTGCGTCAAGATAATGGCCAATGGGATCTGCAAGCAATTGAAATTAACTTGCGTAAGGGCGGGACAACCCATCCGTTTATGACGCTGAAGCTGCTAACGAATGGCCGGTATGAGCGATCTACGGGTTTATTTTACAGTCAGCAAGGGCGTCCAAAATTTTACACAGCTACTGACAATTTGCAAAAAGACCGATATCAAGGTTTATTGCCAAATGATTTGATGGATATTATCGCTCATAACCAATTGCATTTTGATAGCAGTACGGAGACGGGAACGGTTTTTCATTTAATGGGTTGCCTGTCTCAATTTGGCAAGTTGGGATTAACGAGTATTGGTAATTCCCCGCAACAGGCTGAGGAAATTTACAATAAGGTTGTGAAGGCGCTGGATGAGGAAACGGGTTCTGCTGATGATGCCGGCTGGTTGTCGCCGCCTACCCATCCGATTAAATGGAATGGGCGGGGATAA
- the secD gene encoding protein translocase subunit SecD yields the protein MQKQTSWLALILVLIIGAITVLYRVPIRLGLDLQGGAQLTIQVKTTDEIKEITPQMLEDVESVVRNRVDALGVSEPLVQTVGQDQIVVQLPGVNDPEQAERVLGGTAQLEFRRENNNQELTAELNVRQQELRQLLTKQVELENGGDQAAIAQNQAALTQKNEQINGLFDKLYERIGLGGKNLKEAYAQPEQSGNNWNVGISFDQPGGEKFAELTKNLAGTGRSIGIFLDERLISAPVVGPEFAQTGITGGNAVITGRFTAEAANELAVQLRGGSLPVPVEIVENRTVGATLGRDSIQRSIYAGVGGLLLVLIFMGVYYRLPGVIADIALIIYSLLTIASFALLGVTLSLPGIAGFILSIGMAVDANVLIFERTREELRAGKSLYRSVESGFYRAFSSILDGNVTTVIACAALFWLGSGLVRGFALTLGLGVVVSMFTALTCSRTLLFFAITFPQLRKPQWFCPNLPMSLKSKAGSA from the coding sequence ATGCAAAAACAAACTTCATGGTTGGCTCTCATTTTAGTTCTGATAATTGGTGCCATTACGGTGCTTTATCGGGTGCCAATCCGTCTGGGCTTAGATTTACAAGGTGGGGCACAACTGACAATTCAGGTGAAAACCACTGACGAGATCAAAGAAATCACGCCTCAAATGTTAGAAGATGTTGAGAGCGTGGTGAGAAACCGGGTTGACGCACTCGGCGTTTCTGAACCTTTGGTGCAAACCGTGGGACAGGATCAAATTGTTGTGCAATTGCCAGGGGTGAATGACCCCGAACAGGCAGAACGCGTTCTTGGTGGAACTGCTCAACTAGAGTTTCGCAGAGAAAACAATAATCAGGAATTGACCGCAGAATTGAATGTTAGACAGCAAGAGCTGCGGCAATTATTAACGAAACAGGTTGAGCTGGAGAACGGCGGAGATCAGGCGGCAATTGCCCAAAATCAAGCCGCGCTCACGCAAAAAAATGAGCAAATAAACGGGCTGTTCGATAAACTTTACGAACGCATTGGTTTAGGCGGCAAAAATCTCAAAGAAGCCTACGCTCAACCAGAGCAAAGCGGGAACAACTGGAATGTTGGCATCAGCTTTGATCAGCCGGGAGGTGAGAAATTTGCTGAACTGACCAAAAATCTGGCCGGCACTGGACGCAGCATCGGCATTTTCCTCGATGAACGATTAATTAGTGCTCCGGTTGTCGGGCCAGAATTTGCCCAAACCGGCATCACGGGCGGCAATGCGGTGATTACGGGACGCTTTACGGCAGAAGCCGCGAATGAACTAGCGGTGCAGTTGCGAGGCGGTTCATTGCCGGTGCCGGTGGAAATTGTCGAAAACCGCACAGTCGGTGCCACACTGGGACGCGATAGCATTCAGCGCAGTATTTATGCCGGCGTTGGAGGTTTGCTGTTAGTGCTGATTTTCATGGGCGTATACTACCGGCTGCCCGGAGTCATTGCCGATATCGCCCTGATCATCTATTCTCTGCTAACCATTGCTAGCTTTGCCTTACTCGGCGTCACCTTAAGCTTGCCAGGGATTGCCGGTTTTATTCTCAGTATTGGCATGGCAGTTGATGCCAACGTCCTGATTTTTGAACGCACGCGAGAAGAATTGCGAGCCGGTAAAAGTTTGTACCGCTCCGTAGAATCGGGTTTCTACCGCGCTTTTTCCAGTATTTTAGATGGCAACGTCACAACGGTAATTGCCTGTGCCGCCCTGTTTTGGTTGGGAAGCGGTCTGGTGCGAGGCTTTGCTCTAACCCTCGGCTTAGGGGTGGTGGTGAGTATGTTTACCGCCCTCACTTGCAGTCGCACGCTGCTGTTTTTTGCCATCACCTTTCCGCAATTGCGGAAGCCACAATGGTTTTGTCCCAATCTGCCCATGTCATTGAAATCTAAGGCAGGGAGTGCATGA
- a CDS encoding DUF711 family protein — protein sequence MKCNFMKIRTITTGICLQSPIEEKSITQAAEFNQQAKAFFEHLGYEVQTTRIATNSWAEYLPVLSATEIVKKIQGLEQICHNLNISFFSIGCVSNLEQISVIPEIIKNTSVIYCSSNIGDVDAGIQFENARESAKVIKRISEETEDGFGNFRFCAGANCRPGIPFFPISCHEGNSSFAIGLECGDLVMAAFSQSQNLPEAEANFKRILEDKLSQVEVIAEKISDKFKIEYRGIDSSLAPSLDKTASIAFSYEALGIGKFGNQGTLAISAMITRVLKSLSVKLCGYSGLMLPVCEDAGLAQRANEKTYNLTNLLLYSAVCGCGLDTVPVAGNITIETLEAILIDMAALAIKLDKPLSARLFPILGKKEGEMTAFNSPYLVDCKIFKVE from the coding sequence ATCAAATGTAATTTTATGAAAATTAGAACGATTACAACCGGCATCTGCCTGCAATCTCCAATAGAGGAAAAAAGCATTACCCAAGCGGCTGAATTTAATCAGCAAGCAAAGGCTTTTTTTGAGCATCTGGGGTATGAAGTTCAAACAACTCGAATTGCGACAAATTCCTGGGCGGAATATTTGCCGGTTTTATCCGCTACAGAAATTGTCAAGAAAATTCAAGGACTAGAGCAAATTTGCCACAACTTGAATATTAGCTTTTTTAGTATTGGTTGTGTGAGTAATCTAGAGCAAATTTCTGTTATTCCAGAAATTATTAAAAATACATCAGTAATTTACTGTTCTAGTAACATTGGCGATGTTGATGCCGGCATTCAATTTGAAAATGCTAGAGAATCGGCAAAAGTTATTAAGCGGATTTCTGAAGAGACAGAAGATGGTTTTGGGAATTTTAGATTTTGCGCTGGGGCGAACTGCCGGCCAGGTATTCCATTCTTTCCCATATCTTGCCATGAGGGCAACTCGTCTTTTGCCATTGGTTTAGAGTGTGGGGATTTGGTAATGGCAGCCTTTAGCCAGTCTCAAAATCTGCCAGAAGCGGAGGCGAATTTTAAACGGATACTTGAAGATAAACTATCTCAAGTTGAAGTTATCGCAGAAAAAATTTCAGATAAATTTAAAATTGAATATCGAGGAATTGATTCATCCCTTGCCCCATCTCTTGACAAAACTGCCAGCATTGCTTTTTCTTATGAAGCCCTTGGTATAGGAAAATTTGGGAATCAAGGAACGCTGGCGATTTCTGCGATGATTACTCGTGTGTTGAAAAGTCTCTCTGTGAAACTTTGCGGTTATTCAGGTTTAATGCTGCCGGTTTGTGAAGATGCCGGTTTAGCCCAAAGAGCGAATGAAAAGACTTATAATTTAACAAATTTACTATTATATTCTGCCGTTTGTGGTTGTGGTTTAGACACAGTGCCGGTAGCTGGTAATATAACCATTGAAACACTAGAAGCCATATTAATTGATATGGCGGCTTTAGCGATTAAGCTAGATAAACCCCTATCTGCAAGATTATTTCCAATTTTAGGCAAAAAAGAAGGGGAAATGACTGCATTCAATTCCCCCTATCTTGTGGATTGTAAAATCTTTAAAGTTGAGTGA
- a CDS encoding Uma2 family endonuclease — protein MQAKEQRYYSPEEYLELETTAESRSEYFNGQIFPMPGGLPNHNRIALNFSAALHSAFKRKNYEVFMADMRLWIPQVRLYTYPDVMIVSGALEFAEGRRDTITNPIAIAEVLSESTKNYDRGEKFKLYRSIPSLREYLLIEQSEKSVEQFFKNENNQWILSEYQGEEAMLSLNSVEFQISFSDLYDNVEFESVDEI, from the coding sequence ATGCAAGCTAAGGAACAGCGCTACTACTCCCCCGAAGAATATTTAGAGTTAGAAACGACTGCTGAATCCAGAAGTGAATATTTTAACGGTCAAATATTTCCTATGCCTGGTGGACTACCGAATCACAATCGTATAGCACTCAACTTTAGTGCGGCACTTCATTCTGCTTTTAAAAGAAAGAATTATGAGGTATTCATGGCGGATATGCGTTTATGGATACCTCAAGTGCGACTCTACACTTATCCAGATGTGATGATTGTTTCTGGTGCCCTAGAGTTTGCTGAGGGGCGCAGAGATACGATTACTAACCCGATAGCAATTGCAGAAGTTTTATCAGAATCTACAAAAAATTATGATCGGGGTGAAAAGTTTAAACTGTATCGGAGTATTCCAAGTTTAAGGGAATATCTTTTAATTGAGCAATCAGAAAAGTCGGTTGAGCAGTTTTTTAAGAATGAGAATAATCAATGGATACTTTCTGAATATCAAGGTGAAGAGGCTATGCTAAGTTTAAATTCTGTAGAATTTCAAATTTCGTTTTCAGACCTTTATGATAATGTTGAGTTTGAATCTGTGGATGAGATTTAG